Proteins encoded within one genomic window of Fusarium musae strain F31 chromosome 4, whole genome shotgun sequence:
- a CDS encoding hypothetical protein (EggNog:ENOG41), whose translation MFQLVKKLFKRQSPNTSIDSDNEPKGAFHRFGQLPQEIQNLIWAYALCVDAPRAYFVDVRKLSDNPRILEMAHSIPASLGSFPPPPASNPKGDYDLMRVCRASYQEITRCWNFYRPQVPARMILDNSHDNALRVKKLSSIDIDASSDLVIVERWCHGSDRAPEITGHVGGP comes from the exons ATGTTCCAGCTCGTCAAGAAACTCTTCAAACGGCAGAGTCCCAACACTAGCATTGACTCTGACAATGAACCCAAGGGCGCATTTCATAGATTCGGTCAATTGCCTCAGGAAATCCAGAACTTGATCTGGGCTTATGCTCTATGTGTTGATGCTCCACGGGCCTACTTCGTGGATGTCAGGAAATTGTCTGACAACCCTCGAATACTAGAAATGGCACACTCTATCCCAGCAAGTCTCGGTAGttttcctcctccgccgGCTTCAAACCCAAAAGGTGATTATGACCTGATGCGAGTTTGCCGTGCATCATATCAAGAGATCACCCGCTGCTGGAACTTTTATCGGCCGCAAGTCCCTGCACGCATGATACTCGACAACTCGCATGACAATGCCCTGAGGGTGAAGAAATTAAGCAGCATTGATATCGACGCATCCAGCGACCTGGTCATTGTCGAGAGATGGTGTCACGGTAGTGACCGT GCGCCGGAAATTACTGGCCACGTTGGAGGTCCATGA
- a CDS encoding hypothetical protein (EggNog:ENOG41), with product MISTPPPRSLRDKCLELQQKVEAFIAEEAETQTLRDVQDQVRKSIEVVDEALQRYRPEQISLSYNGGKDCLVLLILLLARMGRHYYSTSDTTNGSSELTPPEKLQCVYIVAAHPFPEVDTFVETSSEEYGLEVARYVLPMKKGLEIYLEERPSIKAVFVGTRRTDPHGENLTFFDPTDAGWPSFMRIHPVIDWHYVQIWAFIRHLGIEYCPLYDQGYTSLGGIKDTHPNPHLKKQGQNGQGFRPAYELTQDNEERLGRDS from the exons ATGATCTCGACCCCGCCACCCCGCTCTCTGCGCGACAAGTGTCTCGAGCTGCAGCAAAAGGTCGAAGCGTTcattgctgaggaggctgagacaCAGACATTGCGCGATGTACAAGATCAGGTCCGCAAGTCGATAGAGGTCGTGGATGAAGCGTTGCAGAGATATCG ACCGGAACAAATATCGTTATCATATAATGGCGGAAAGGACT GCCTCGTTCTTTtaatcctcctcctcgctcGCATGGGCCGGCATTACTATTCCACATCCGACACGACCAACGGCAGTTCCGAACTCACACCCCCCGAAAAGCTCCAATGCGTGTACATTGTTGCAGCGCATCCCTTTCCCGAAGTCGACACATTCGTCGAGACGTCCAGCGAAGAATACGGCCTCGAAGTCGCGCGCTACGTGTTACCGATGAAGAAGGGGCTGGAGATATACCTTGAGGAACGACCGAGTATCAAGGCTGTGTTTGTGGGAACGAGAAGAACGGATCCTCATGGCGAGAACCTGACGTTCTTTGATCCGACGGACGCTGGCTGGCCGTCGTTTATGAGAATACATCCTGTTATCGACTGGCATTATG TTCAAATCTGGGCT TTTATCCGACACCTCGGCATTGAGTATTGTCCTCTATACGACCAAGGCTACACGAGTCTAGGTGGTATAAAGGATACACATCCAAACCCCCATCTGAAGAAGCAGGGTCAAAACGGGCAGGGTTTCCGACCGGCATATGAACTAACTCAAGATAACGAAGAGCGACTGGGCCGTGATTCATGA
- a CDS encoding hypothetical protein (EggNog:ENOG41), which translates to MLQVEAPLFMWNVLEIMYHMVRLGQTQLLGMLLMQLVELASNTHEMQHPVIKMLKSLQRAVYLWEKHATLEKMNLLEQAWGLNADIIFRNYDSRLLAMYYRLVWESSCIKLGEDQLDGLDKWFSAVKSKIPHEDSYFRQAVLFNDPNSTEDAEPPRDYEITKALCVSAIQHRCTMTFGESNMSSLVRLGLLKSRVLDEIDEQPSDEIPQSQTRFQARVMAYLMKVLMDVDRELGLDVNVADRMRNKIALREFGYSSTSPQVIYDMWQLEAFLQKEGDVAEAEKIRNETYKRLEEYVDQVPVDEV; encoded by the coding sequence ATGCTGCAAGTCGAGGCACCTTTGTTCATGTGGAATGTCTTGGAAATCATGTATCACATGGTTCGGCTTGGTCAGACACAGCTTCTTGGTATGCTTCTCATGCAACTGGTCGAACTGGCGAGTAATACCCATGAGATGCAGCATCCGGTTatcaagatgctgaagagCTTGCAAAGAGCGGTATATCTTTGGGAGAAGCATGCTACACTTGAGAAGATGAACCTTCTTGAGCAGGCCTGGGGTTTGAATGCGGATATAATATTCAGAAACTACGACTCGAGGCTGTTGGCCATGTACTACCGCCTAGTCTGGGAATCTTCCTGCATTAAACTTGGTGAGGATCAACTGGATGGCCTTGATAAATGGTTCTCAGCTGTCAAGAGCAAGATTCCGCACGAGGATTCCTACTTTCGACAGGCTGTTCTATTCAACGATCCCAACTCGACGGAGGATGCAGAACCGCCGAGAGACTACGAGATCACAAAAGCGCTCTGCGTTTCGGCAATACAGCATCGCTGCACAATGACCTTTGGAGAGTCAAACATGTCAAGCCTCGTGCGTTTGGGTTTACTCAAGAGTAGGGTTCTCGACGAGATTGACGAGCAACCAAGCGATGAAATACCACAGTCCCAAACACGGTTTCAAGCAAGGGTTATGGCCTATTTAATGAAGGTTCTGATGGACGTTGATAGAGAACTGGGGTTGGATGTCAATGTGGCGGACAGAATGCGAAACAAGATCGCCTTGCGAGAATTTGGCTACTCGAGCACTTCACCGCAAGTTATATATGATATGTGGCAGCTAGAAGCCTTTCTAcaaaaagaaggagatgtaGCTGAAGCGGAAAAGATAAGGAATGAGACGTATAAGAGGCTGGAGGAGTATGTGGACCAGGTGCCTGTGGACGAGGTCTAG